In Crassostrea angulata isolate pt1a10 chromosome 4, ASM2561291v2, whole genome shotgun sequence, one genomic interval encodes:
- the LOC128181172 gene encoding uncharacterized protein LOC128181172 produces MTMDPEDSAQEVVCCILCQDSVPLMYCEVCDIHLCKDCVEKHLLDVYKFHNVIPLKQYWGELNYPKCRRHHTKECDHYCQQCDIPICTRCISRKHLGHNKVDILFFFKSKTKTLQSDLCELEKSIYPKYQETASSIPVQKADLNELSKKLTSLNKREDVWNKEIQTIIKNLNKMENVIAHTVSEIRHSIAALKKILVSEDIRLISEYKSRNAEFRKMPPNLRVSLTNFGPREINIDQLIEEFDSLSALYFKTKEQDYSMLTKGAESFPPDRSLMDVPQVITVINTGYKYLHGVICLNDENVWTNGDDSIKLFNLQSELVQSIHTKTGKEPRDIAVTKSGDLVYTDYHERTVNVVKNTQVETLISVGHWKPHGVCITSSDGLLVVMDNDDDKQTRVVRYSGSKKKQRIQYNDKGRPLYSSGGIKYITENKNLDICVSDWKADAVVVVNQAGEHRFTYTGSPTTTVVFFRPYDITTDSQSRILVADCYLHNNRIHILDIDGQFLRYIDNCQLLGPWGVCVDTRDNLFVAENDTDRVKKIQYYV; encoded by the coding sequence ATGACCATGGATCCCGAGGACAGTGCCCAGGAGGTTGTATGCTGCATCCTGTGTCAGGACTCTGTGCCCCTTATGTACTGTGAAGTTTGTGatatacatctgtgtaaagacTGTGTAGAGAAACATCTTCTTGATGTTTATAAATTCCATAATGTAATACCACTTAAACAGTACTGGGGAGAACTAAATTATCCTAAATGTAGGAGACACCACACCAAAGAATGTGATCACTACTGCCAACAATGTGATATTCCTATTTGTACACGATGTATTTCTAGAAAACATTTAGGACATAACAAAGTTgacatcttatttttttttaaaagcaaaacgAAAACTTTACAGAGCGATTTATGCGAACTTGAGAAATcaatttatcctaaatatcaAGAGACTGCATCTAGCATTCCAGTTCAGAAAGCTGATCTGAATGAATTATCAAAGAAGTTGACATCTCTTAACAAACGAGAAGACGTCTGGAACAAGGAAATACAAACTATAATTAAAAAcctaaataaaatggaaaatgtAATTGCACATACAGTTTCTGAAATCAGACATAGCATTGCTGCACTGAAGAAAATACTGGTCTCTGAAGACATCCGCCTTATCTCTGAGTACAAATCCAGGAATGCTGAATTCAGAAAAATGCCTCCTAATCTCAGAGTATCCTTAACAAACTTTGGGCCTCGGGAAATCAATATTGATCAGTTGATTGAAGAGTTTGATTCTTTGTCagcattatattttaaaacaaaggaACAAGACTACAGCATGCTGACAAAGGGAGCCGAGTCCTTTCCCCCAGACCGGTCACTCATGGATGTTCCCCAGGTCATTACAGTTATAAACACAGGGTATAAATATCTACACGGTGTTATCTGTCTGAATGATGAAAACGTATGGACGAATGGTGATGACAGCATAAAACTCTTCAACCTCCAAAGTGAACTTGTGCAGTCAATCCATACCAAGACAGGTAAGGAGCCACgtgacatagcagtgacaaagAGTGGGGATCTCGTTTATACTGATTATCATGAAAGAACAGTTAATGTGGTGAAAAATACGCAGGTAGAGACATTGATCAGCGTAGGGCATTGGAAACCTCATGGTGTTTGTATAACTTCCTCTGATggcctcctggttgtcatggacaatgatgatgataaacaaacaagagttgtgcgttactctggATCCAAAAAGAAACAGCGTATTCAATACAATGACAAAGGACGACCTCTTTATTCATCTGGTGGCATTAAATATATCactgaaaacaaaaatcttgATATTTGTGTGTCAGACTGGAAAGCTGATGCGGTAGTGGTTGTTAATCAGGCCGGGGAACATCGGTTCACATACACCGGCTCTCCGACTACAACAGTTGTGTTCTTTAGACCATATGACATCACTACAGACAGTCAGAGTCGAATCCTAGTGGCAGACTGTTACTTGCACAACAACCGTATCCATATCCTGGATATTGATGGACAGTTCCttcgctacattgacaactgtcaatTACTTGGCCCATGGGGTGtgtgtgtggacaccagagacaacctctttgtggctgaaaatgacacagatagagtgaaaaaaatccaatattacGTATAA